The proteins below come from a single Neospora caninum Liverpool complete genome, chromosome IX genomic window:
- a CDS encoding srs domain-containing protein, translated as MERRISFPKSRAPVGLVAAVFFVSCWNGPWTIAVPVTAIQPQCTIGKRMTTCTCGSAPSSITGADGTRSSVTLSDWSNALTIQCPKTGFEFVPADANRVCSSGENEASLKTCKDQQNAKTSPIKDFLPHASETDPPAWTTTDTHTKDNSLTIPPDSFPLIDKSFFAGCLQTATNYDECLVTVSVKARTSAVKDGVLICAYGKESNSFVPEVTLNSENNSLTIQCGSEGQMEPTQQSLTAYHCAGSNTTDCQKVNLTEIMPTFTSSWWTKDEQNSNAPKLVIPEDGFPSQEETIVLGCEQIKPSSARETQGGESTAVELPTCSVKVTLSAQTSGSQASNASFLGLFLLAFMSSIMGSY; from the coding sequence GGCTAGTGGCCGCAGTTTTTTTCGTGTCATGCTGGAACGGGCCGTGGACGATTGCGGTACCAGTAACAGCAATACAGCCGCAGTGCACAATAGGGAAGAGGATGACCACTTGTACTTGCGGATCGGCGCCGAGTTCAATCACAGGAGCAGATGGAACGCGTAGCAGCGTAACACTGTCTGATTGGAGTAATGCACTGACTATTCAGTGTCCCAAAACAGGATTCGAATTTGTACCTGCCGACGCAAATCGTGTATGCAGTTcaggcgagaacgaagcCTCTTTGAAAACCTGCAAAGACCAGCAGAATGCGAAAACGTCTCCCATCAAAGATTTTTTGCCGCACGCCTCCGAGACCGACCCTCCAGCGTGGACGacgacagacacacacacgaagGATAATTCATTAACCATTCCACCAGACAGCTTCCCACTGATCGACAAAAGCTTCTTTGCCGGATGCCTACAAACAGCAACCAACTATGACGAGTGTTTGGTGACGGTCAGCGTCAAGGCCAGGACCTCGGCCGTGAAAGACGGTGTCCTCATTTGCGCCTACGGCAAAGAGAGCAACTCGTTTGTTCCAGAAGTAACACTGAATTCCGAGAACAACTCACTGACCATCCAGTGCGGCAGTGAGGGACAGATGGAGCCGACGCAGCAATCTTTGACTGCCTACCACTGCGCCGGCTCCAACACAACAGACTGCCAGAAGGTGAACCTGACTGAGATCATGCCGACCTTCACATCGAGCTGGTGGACAAAGGACGAGCAGAACAGTAATGCACCGAAACTGGTGATTCCGGAAGACGGCTTTCCTTCCCAGGAAGAAACGATCGTATTGGGCTGCGAGCAAATAAAACCATCAAGTGCAAGGGAAACGCAAGGTGGTGAAAGCACTGCTGTTGAGCTGCCGACATGCAGCGTGAAGGTGACACTCAGTGCCCAGACCTCGGGTTCACAGGCCTCGaacgcttccttcctcggaTTGTTCCTGTTGGCTTTCATGTCCTCTATCATGGGCTCATACTAA
- a CDS encoding srs domain-containing protein, with product MERRISPSNRSRAPVIGLVAAVLFVSCSSGLWRSEAAAPLITPQCDETEEMTTCTCGSEAKSKTGADGTGSGATLSESSNGIAIQCPKENFEFVPSDKKYVCTGEKTEGALKTCEAGTGKKSPITDFMIPVTESNSIAWTETSSTTKDYSLTIPPGSFPLVDKSFFAGCLQAGGNECVVNVTVKARTSAVKAGVLTCAYGKESNSSVPEVTLNSENNSLTIQCGDEGQMEPTQQSLTAYHCAGSNTNDCKIVNLTEVMPTFTSSWWTTDEQSSRAPKLVIPEDGFPAQEETIVLGCNPNIAETSKAEQGDQTTAGALPTCRVKVTISAQTSGSLATSVSFYRLFGLVSVPFVLLGAY from the coding sequence ATGGAGCGTCGCATTTCCCCGTCAAACAGGTCACGGGCACCAGTGATAGGGCTTGTGGCTGCGGTTCTGTTCGTCTCATGCTCGAGCGGCCTCTGGAGGAGTGAAGCAGCCGCACCACTAATAACACCACAATGTGATGAAACTGAGGAGATGACCACTTGTACCTGCGGATCGGAGGCAAAATCAAAAACAGGAGCAGACGGAACGGGTAGCGGCGCAACTCTGTCTGAATCGAGCAACGGAATCGCCATTCAGTGTCCCAAAGAAAACTTCGAGTTTGTTCCCTCCGACAAAAAGTACGTTTGCactggagaaaaaacggaggggGCTCTGAAAACATGTGAAGCTGGTACTGGCAAGAAATCTCCCATCACGGATTTCATGATCCCCGTTACCGAGAGCAACTCAATAGCGTGGACGGAGACATCCAGTACAACAAAGGATTATTCTCTAACAATACCACCAGGCAGTTTCCCTCTTGTCGACAAAAGCTTCTTTGCCGGATGCCTACAAGCAGGAGGCAACGAGTGCGTGGTGAATGTAACCGTCAAGGCCAGGACCTCAGCCGTGAAGGCCGGTGTCCTGACTTGCGCCTACGGCAAAGAGAGCAACTCGTCTGTTCCAGAAGTAACACTGAATTCCGAAAACAACTCGCTGACTATCCAATGCGGCGATGAGGGACAGATGGAGCCGACTCAGCAATCCTTGACTGCCTACCACTGCGCCGGCTCCAACACAAATGACTGCAAAATCGTGAACCTCACTGAGGTCATGCCGACCTTCACATCGAGCTGGTGGACAACGGATGAGCAGAGCAGTAGGGCACCCAAACTCGTGATTCCGGAAGACGGGTTTCCTGCTCAGGAAGAAACGATTGTGTTGGGTTGCAACCCAAACATCGCCGAAACATCGAAGGCCGAGCAGGGTGATCAAACCACAGCTGGAGCGCTGCCGACATGCAGAGTGAAGGTGACAATCAGTGCCCAAACCTCTGGTTCACTGGCCACGAGCGTTTCCTTCTACAGATTGTTTGGCTTGGTATCAGTTCCATTCGTCCTGCTTGGCGCATACTGA
- a CDS encoding srs domain-containing protein: MGSPNSLSNKPVAAVGLVAACFFVACLSGLSRANAAGTIQAACTHENQMTTCVCSERSVGRKEASGSTDTPTLSESSNGITIVCPASTFKFMPKNASDVCVATTKQKETLQSCKSETAKTPIENFLIQATQGNVPAWTTPTPTTSNHGHSLILPQETFPLTDKTFFAGCLNTGAKNDECVVKVSVKARTSAVKDGVFTCAYGEESNSSVPEVTLNSENNSLTIQCGDEGQMEPTQQSLTAYHCVGSNTDECRIVNLTDVMPTFTSSWWTTDELNSKAPKLVIPEDGFPAQEETILLGCNLNNNVSRHEDDNGTTAAQLPTCKVKVTLAASSSGSQASSVSFRGLFVLVFVPLVLLGTC; the protein is encoded by the coding sequence ATGGGGAGCCCGAATTCCCTGTCAAACAAGCCCGTTGCGGCAGTCGGGCTTGTGGCTGCTTGTTTTTTTGTCGCGTGTCTGAGCGGGTTATCGAGGGCTAATGCCGCGGGAACAATAcaagctgcatgcactcacGAGAATCAGATGACCACTTGTGTCTGCTCAGAAAGATCGGTTGGGCGCAAAGAAGCAAGCGGCTCAACGGACACACCAACTTTGTCAGAGTCGAGTAACGGAATCACTATAGTGTGTCCTGCATCGACATTCAAGTTTATGCCCAAGAATGCGTCAGACGTATGCGTTGCAACAAcaaaacaaaaagagaccCTGCAGTCGTGTAAAAGCGAGACCGCCAAAACTCCCATTGAAAATTTCCTGATTCAAGCCACCCAGGGCAACGTCCCCGCATGGACGACGCCGACTCCGACAACCAGCAATCATGGTCACTCCCTAATCCTTCCCCAAGAGACATTTCCGTTGACTGACAAAACATTTTTCGCCGGCTGCCTAAACACAGGAGCCAAGAATGACGAGTGCGTGGTGAAGGTCAGCGTCAAGGCCAGGACCTCGGCTGTGAAAGACGGTGTCTTCACTTGCGCCtacggcgaagagagcaaCTCGTCTGTTCCAGAAGTAACACTGAATTCCGAAAACAACTCGCTGACTATCCAATGCGGCGATGAGGGACAGATGGAGCCGACTCAGCAATCCTTGACTGCCTACCACTGCGTCGGCTCCAACACAGATGAGTGCAGGATCGTGAACCTCACTGATGTCATGCCGACCTTCACATCGAGCTGGTGGACAACGGATGAGCTGAACTCCAAGGCACCGAAACTGGTGATTCCGGAAGACGGCTTTCCTGCCCAGGAAGAAACGATTCTCTTGGGATGCAACCTAAACAACAACGTCTCGAGGCATGAGGACGATAATGGAACCACAGCTGCTCAGCTGCCGACATGCAAAGTGAAGGTGACACTTGCCGCGAGTTCGTCCGGGTCCCAGGCCTCGAGCGTTTCCTTCCGCGGATTGTTTGTGTTGGTCTTTGTtccccttgttcttcttGGCACATGCTGA
- a CDS encoding srs domain-containing protein: MERRISFSKSRAPVGLVAAVLFVSYWNGLWTSAVTGTAIHPQCTIGKTMTTCTCRSSPGVSTGTVGAGSSATLSESSNAITIQCSDAGFEFVPAAENHVCTSSEEEKEATPLKSCKENQGEKISPITDFLSHVSDTNPPAWTKTDGDTKDNSLTIPPNSFPLTDKSFFAGCRKSTNNNDECVVNVSVKARTSAVKDGVLTCAYGKESNSSVPEVTLNSENNSLTIQCGSEGQMEPTQQSLTAYHCAGSNTTDCKKVNLTEIMPTFTSSWWTTDEQNSKAPKLVIPEDGFPAQEEAIVLGCNQNNNVASRAEEVDGPTAAALPTCRVKVTLSAQTSGSQASNDSFLGLFVLSFIPYLMGAC, encoded by the coding sequence ATGGAACGCCGGATTTCCTTTTCCAAGTCCCGAGCTCCGGTTGGGCTAGTGGCTGCCGTTCTTTTTGTATCATACTGGAACGGGCTTTGGACGAGTGCGGTAACAGGAACAGCAATACACCCGCAGTGCACAATAGGGAAGACGATGACTACTTGTACCTGCCGATCGTCGCCAGGTGTAAGTACAGGAACTGTTGGGGCGGGTAGTAGCGCAACTCTGTCGGAGTCGAGTAATGCAATCACTATTCAGTGTTCCGATGCAGGCTTCGAATTTGTACCTGCCGCTGAAAATCATGTATGCACTTCAAgtgaggaggagaaggaggcaaCCCCTCTGAAATCGTGCAAGGAAAACCAGGGTGAAAAAATCTCTCCCATTACAGATTTTCTGTCTCACGTCTCCGACACCAACCCACCGGCGTGGACGAAGACAGACGGAGATACGAAGGATAATTCATTAACCATTCCACCGAATAGTTTCCCATTGACCGACAAaagcttcttcgccggctgCCGAAAAAGCACAAACAACAATGACGAGTGCGTGGTGAATGTCAGCGTCAAGGCCAGGACATCGGCAGTCAAGGACGGTGTCCTCACTTGTGCCTACGGCAAAGAGAGCAACTCATCTGTTCCAGAAGTAACACTGAATTCCGAGAACAACTCGCTGACTATCCAGTGCGGCAGTGAGGGACAGATGGAGCCGACTCAGCAATCCTTGACTGCCTACCACTGCGCCGGCTCCAACACAACTGACTGCAAGAAGGTGAACCTGACTGAGATCATGCCGACCTTCACATCCAGCTGGTGGACAACGGATGAGCAGAACTCCAAGGCACCGAAACTGGTGATTCCGGAAGACGGGTTTCCTGCTCAGGAAGAAGCGATTGTGTTGGGTTGCAACCAAAACAACAACGTTGCCTCGAGGGCTGAGGAGGTTGATGGACCCACAGCTGCAGCTCTGCCGACATGCAGAGTGAAGGTGACACTCAGTGCCCAGACCTCGGGTTCACAGGCCTCGAACGATTCCTTCCTCGGATTGTTCGTTTTGTCTTTCATTCCCTATTTGATGGGCGCATGCTGA
- a CDS encoding srs domain-containing protein has protein sequence MEGRIALSNKALATVGLVAAYIFVACLCGSSRVDAAETSIITCARKSQMTTCVCSTRHGGKEEASDSTDTATLSESSNGIAIQCPKPTFEFVPSDASTVCTAETAEHTERPLEGCSKKSSNASIANLLNLATDAHIPKWTTATSEHTLVVPEDAFPLVDKSFIAGCFNKNGDEPNGKECVVKVSVKARTSAVKDGVLTCAYGTESNSSVPEVTLNSENNSLTILCGSEGVMQPNKDSLTAYYCAGSNTTDCKEVNLTEIMPTFTSSWWITDENNDNAPKLVIPEDGFPSQKETILLGCNPNKNVVSRAEDGEGSTAAQLPTCKVKVTLSAQSSGSDASNVSFLVLTVLVFISLVVSSSY, from the coding sequence ATGGAAGGTCGGATTGCCTTGTCAAACAAGGCCCTTGCGACAGTCGGACTGGTGGCTGCCTACATTTTTGTCGCATGTCTGTGTGGGTCATCGAGGGTTGATGCCGCGGAAACATCAATCATTACGTGCGCTCGAAAAAGTCAGATGACCACTTGTGTCTGCTCAACAAGGCATggtggaaaagaagaagccaGCGATTCGACAGACACCGCAACCCTGTCAGAGTCGAGCAATGGAATCGCTATCCAGTGCCCCAAACCAACTTTTGAGTTCGTGCCCTCTGATGCATCGACCGTATGCACTGCAGAAACTGCAGAACACACCGAAAGGCCCCTGGAGGGGTGTAGCAAAAAATCCTCTAATGCGTCCATTGCAAATTTGCTGAACCTAGCCACCGACGCCCACATCCCAAAGTGGACGACGGCGACCAGCGAACACACCCTGGTCGTTCCCGAAGATGCTTTCCCTCTAGTTGACAAAAGCTTCATTGCCGGCTGCTTTAACAAAAATGGAGACGAACCAAATGGGAAAGAGTGCGTGGTGAAAGTAAGCGTCAAGGCCAGGACGTCGGCTGTGAAGGACGGTGTCCTCACTTGCGCCTATGGCACAGAAAGCAACTCGTCTGTTCCAGAAGTAACACTAAATTCCGAGAACAACTCGCTGACTATCCTGTGTGGCAGTGAGGGAGTGATGCAACCGAACAAGGACTCTTTGACTGCCTACTACTGCGCCGGCTCCAACACGACTGACTGCAAGGAGGTGAACCTGACTGAGATCATGCCGACCTTCACATCCAGCTGGTGGATAACGGATGAGAACAACGATAACGCGCCTAAACTCGTGATTCCGGAAGATGGCTTTCCTTCCCAGAAAGAGACGATCCTCTTGGGATGCAACCCAAACAAAAACGTTGTCTCGAGGGCTGAGGATGGTGAAGGAAGCACAGCTGCTCAGCTGCCGACTTGCAAAGTGAAGGTGACACTCAGCGCCCAATCCTCCGGTTCAGATGCCTCGAACGTTTCGTTCCTGGTATTGACTGTTTTGGTTTTCATTTCGCTTGTCGTTTCTAGCTCATATTGA
- a CDS encoding srs domain-containing protein — MERPILVSNKSRAGLGLVAAFFCAACLSGVSMGVTAATQTKPNCTTENQMTACVCGTSGSVHVERGNSSETATLSESTNVITVKCAESGFEFVPSDVNLVCVAKNQADLLAACEKGNNSVSPIKGFLIDVSDSNLPEWTAPSDEKKGHSLTFPKGNFPLSDRSFFAGCLKKNQEPLTNDECVVEVRVKARTSAVKDSVLTCAYGKESNSSIPEVTLNSENNSLTILCGSEGVMQPNKDSLTAYYCAGSNTNDCREVNLTEIMPTFTSSWWATDEQNSRAPKLVIPEDGFPSQEETIVLGCNKKGNTEEAEDEQDGVSTAATLPTCRVKVTLSAQTSGSQAPNVSFIGWFVSALILRFLDAY, encoded by the coding sequence ATGGAACGTCCGATTTTGGTCTCAAACAAGTCCCGAGCAGGACTCGGGCTGGTAGCCGCCTTTTTTTGCGCCGCGTGTCTGAGCGGAGTATCGATGGGTGTGACCGCGGCAACACAAACAAAGCCAAACTGCACGACAGAGAATCAGATGACAGCATGTGTCTGTGGCACGTCTGGAAGTGTTCACGTAGAAAGAGGAAATTCATCCGAAACTGCAACTCTGTCAGAGTCGACGAATGTTATCACTGTAAAATGTGCTGAATCGGGCTTCGAGTTTGTCCCCTCCGATGTAAACCTCGTATGTGTTGCGAAGAATCAGGCGGATTTGCTGGCAGCATGTGAAAAAGGTAACAATAGCGTATCTCCCATCAAAGGCTTCCTGATCGATGTCAGCGACAGCAACCTGCCAGAATGGACCGCACCCTCGGACGAAAAAAAGGGTCATTCTTTAACATTTCCAAAAGGAAACTTCCCTCTTAGCGACAGAAGCTTCTTCGCAGGGTGCCTGAAAAAAAATCAAGAACCCCTTACTAATGATGAGTGCGTGGTCGAAGTACGCGTCAAGGCCAGGACCTCGGCAGTGAAGGACAGTGTCCTCACTTGCGCCTACGGCAAAGAAAGCAACTCGTCTATTCCAGAAGTAACACTAAATTCCGAGAACAACTCGCTGACTATCCTGTGTGGCAGTGAGGGAGTGATGCAACCGAACAAGGACTCTTTGACTGCCTACTACTGCGCCGGCTCCAACACAAATGACTGCAGGGAGGTGAACCTGACTGAGATCATGCCGACTTTTACATCCAGCTGGTGGGCAACGGATGAGCAGAACAGTAGGGCACCGAAACTGGTGATTCCGGAAGATGGCTTTCCTTCCCAGGAAGAAACGATCGTCTTGGGATGCAACAAAAAGGGGAACaccgaagaagcggaggatGAGCAAGATGGTGTATCCACAGCTGCAACGCTGCCCACATGCAGAGTGAAGGTGACACTCAGTGCCCAGACCTCCGGATCACAGGCCCCAAATGTTTCCTTCATCGGATGGTTTGTTTCGGCCCTAATTCTGCGTTTCCTTGACGCTTACTGA